The Fibrobacter sp. UWB5 genome has a window encoding:
- a CDS encoding glycosyltransferase family 32 protein encodes MIPKKIHYIWLSNDPLPKLPQLCIESWKRHCPDYEIIHWDMAKCEQIIKNVPFVREAVELRKWAFASDYIRLYAISTEGGIYLDSDVYLYQSFDRFLDHRYFTNIEFTTHFKRNKSWKKLNEDGTKKNKDEIPLPGLAFQAAIFGGEANHPFLKKCMSYYENQKFVLPNGKLNIENIAPFVYAHMAMDFGFVYKNQMQNLKDDMAIYPSKIFLPSCDDVDYKPVAIHVTSGSWRPLSHRIGRFFRRLPIIIQKSFKPKQTIDDVLNGYESKKAIEF; translated from the coding sequence ATGATTCCCAAGAAAATTCATTACATTTGGCTTTCTAACGATCCGCTGCCGAAGCTTCCTCAGCTGTGTATTGAAAGCTGGAAACGTCATTGCCCGGATTACGAAATTATCCATTGGGACATGGCCAAGTGCGAACAGATTATCAAGAACGTTCCGTTCGTCCGCGAAGCGGTTGAACTCCGTAAGTGGGCTTTCGCAAGCGACTACATTCGCCTTTATGCGATTTCAACAGAGGGCGGTATCTACTTGGACAGCGATGTTTACCTGTACCAGAGTTTTGACAGGTTCCTCGACCACCGCTACTTTACGAATATCGAATTTACGACTCATTTCAAGAGAAATAAATCTTGGAAAAAGTTGAACGAAGACGGCACCAAAAAGAACAAGGACGAAATTCCTTTGCCGGGCCTTGCTTTCCAGGCGGCCATTTTCGGTGGCGAGGCTAATCACCCGTTCTTAAAGAAGTGCATGTCGTACTACGAAAATCAGAAATTCGTTTTGCCGAACGGTAAACTGAATATCGAAAATATCGCTCCGTTTGTTTATGCGCACATGGCAATGGACTTTGGCTTTGTCTATAAGAACCAGATGCAGAACTTGAAAGACGATATGGCCATTTACCCGAGCAAGATATTCTTGCCCAGTTGCGACGATGTCGATTACAAACCCGTGGCCATTCATGTTACCAGCGGAAGCTGGCGACCGCTGTCCCACAGAATCGGGCGCTTCTTTAGGCGCTTGCCGATTATCATCCAAAAGTCTTTCAAGCCCAAGCAGACGATTGATGATGTCTTGAATGGTTACGAATCTAAAAAAGCAATAGAATTCT